CGCGcaagttctttggaaaaaaagtgGATTTAGATGGTTTGCGAATGCCACCCCATACCCTTTCCTCAGTGGCCAGAAGCCTTATTTCCTGTTCTCCTAAAGAGAAGTAGTTAGAATGTCCAGTGGAGGGGGGTAGGAGGGAAGCTCTGCATTTCCCAGAGCCACTGCCTGTGGCTTCTGTCAGAGGGTTGCCGAGTAAGACATGCCTTTTTGCCACCCCTTCCCTGCAGGATGCCCTCTTTGCCTCCCAAGAGAAGTTTTTCCAGGAACTGTTCGACAGCGAGCTGGCTTCCCAAGCCACTGCGGAATTCGAGAAGGCAATGAAGGAGCTGGCTGAGGAGGAGCCCCACCTGGTGGAGCAGTTCCAGAAGCTCTCGGAAGCCGCAGGGAGAGTGGGTGAGGAGGCGCCCCAGGGCTGGAACACTGGGAACAAACTTCTCTGGTCTTTGTTGCCCGAGAAAGGGAGAACTCTCAGGAAGGCTGATAGGGCTATCACCACcctggggtggggccaggaggtgggaagagggatGGCTACAGGGCTTCAAGAAAGGAATGAGGCTGGAAAGTCCTTGAAAAGATTGTTGAAAACCGACCACTTGAAAGGTCACGGTGTTGTGGTTGTCATCTTGGAGAACAGACCGACACAGGCACAGTTCTTGCAGACTGGTGAAAATGGCTGTGAAGATGAACACAGAGGACTCGGAGATTTGGAGTGCTGGTGATCCACCAGTAAATGGCGCATATCGAGCTGGTAGGCAAACAATTAAAACCTGAAGACCttgtctttcttccccttccttagGCAGTGACGCAACCTCCCAACAAGAATTTACGTCTTGCCTAAAGGAGACACTAAGTGGACTCGCCAAAAATGCCACTGATCTCCAGgtgagggaaaggggtggggccCACCAGGGATCTCTCACTCACAGAACAGCAAAGTCTCAAAAGACAGACCCTATCTCGTAGCAGGTGAAGTCTGTTCCTGCCACACTGTTTTGCTGCAGGCAAGTTTAAATAGTTCTTTCGCACCTGAAGGGGTGGTAAGCATCCCAAGAAGGCCGTGTACGGATCTTCCTCAACTGATAAGTTGGAAATGTCTTAAGTTAGAAATGCATTTAATGCAGCTACCCTGCTGAACATCACAGCTTAGCCTCGCCTGCCTTAAACACGGTTAGAACACTTAAGtgagcctacagttgggcaaagtCCTCCACACAAAGCCCGTTTTCTAATATGGTATCGAGTATCTCGTGTAATTTATTGACTGCTGTGCCGAAAGTGAAAAGCAATGGTTGTGGGGGGTGGGACGTCACCAATGCCACAGTTGTTGACCCTGGTGACGGTGTGGCTGCTTGGGAGCCGTGGCTGCTTGGGAGCCGTGGCTGCTGGAGAGTATCCTCTGCATATCaccagcctgggaaaagatccaaattcgAGATCTGAAGTATAGTTTCTACGGAATGTGCGTCCCTTTCACACCATCCTAATAAAGTTGAAAATGGTCCGCGGTCAGAGACCACCTGTATTGGCTCACCTCCTTCCTGTCCTTTCTAGAACTCAGGCATGTCAGAGGAGGAACTGACCAAGGCCATGGAAGGGCTGGGCATGgatgaaggggagggggagggcaacATCCTCCCCATCATGCAAAGCATCATGCAGAACCTCCTGTCCAAGGACGTGCTGTACCCGTCCCTGAAGGAGATTACTGAAAAGGTTTGTGAACTTGtatttctgcttttcctcctaCTTGTCCATTGTGTCAGCCCCTGTGGGCTACTTTGTGTGTCTAGAGCCTACAAAGCTAGAGAGTAACTCGAGGGCACAAGCCATccactcttttctcctttttgtgttTGGAGCGGGAGGGTGCCACACGGAAGATGCTGAAGGTGGAAGGGGTGGTCCTTCAGCTCTGGTTTCTGTAAACTGGTTTCCGACTGCTGTCCGACCAGCCCTTTCTTTTGCTGGTTTTGTGCTATGCAGTTTAAGAGTAGTGAAAAGATGGTCCCTGCTGTCAGGGAGCTTACAGTTTCGCTCAAGAAACAACATACAGGAGTAGAAGCTTTCCCGTGACACAGTACTACGTGGGATCAAGTGTGGAGTGAGCCATGTAGACCAGGAGTCAGCAGGCGAGGGTCTGGGTGGACCAAAGCCAACTCTCAAGCTAAGAGTGGTTCTTACAAGTTTAAAGTTGTACagtcaaaacagaaagaagaaagactctGTGACAGAGCTTACACATGACCCGTAAGGGCTAAACTAGGACTGTGTAGGCCTTCACTGAGAAGTGCGCCACCCTCTGGTGACCATCGCGCTAGCATAGCCAGTCGTCTGGCTGGAGTCCGTGCCGCTGCTTGACACTGAACTCGcttctttagtttttatcttCCTCCgtgtcctccccttccccttcattttttattgtttttcatatttaatttcctttcctctccattGTTCATGAATTCTTCCCGACCCATGCTCTTCTTTCCTTAGTATCCAGAATGGCTGCAGAGTCACCGGGAGTCTCTTCCTCCAgagcagtttgaaaaataccAGGAACAGCACAGTGTAATGGGCAAGATATGTGAGCAGTTTGAGGCCGAGACCCCGACGGACAGCGAGGCCACTCAGAAGGCTCGTTTTGAGTTAGTGCTGGATCTCATGCAGCAGGTAAGGTCTCCTCTGCCGTCTGCCCACGGGTGCTGTCTGGGTGTTCGGTGGAGGAGGGGTCTGGGAAGAACGCCACACTGCCAGACCCAGTGGAGGAGGGAGCACAAGAGATGTCCCAAAGCCTGGTCCCCAGAAGATGGGAGAGATACCACGGCTCAGATTCCTTTTTGGGTTGCTCTGTTGTTTTCTAGGATCTTCTGTTTCTCAAGTTCCTCTTATTTTCCAGCTACAGGATTTGGGCCATCCTCCAAAAGAACTGGCTGGGGAGATGGTGAGTATATCTTCTCTAAGATTTGAATCTGAGTTCCAAGTCTCTGGAATTCTGTAATCTTTAATGATTTCACATGAGGCGATCACTGTGGCTCTGGGGGAGGCACCTTCGGAAGCTCTCACTTGAGGTGGGAGCAGTAATCTCAGTCTCTCCATCTCTTCTCCAGCCTCCTGGCCTCAACTTCGACCTGGATGCCCTCAATCTGTCGGGCCCACCAGGTGCCAATGGCGAACAGTGTCTGATCATGTGAAACACAGCACGTGTCTGTCACTGAGTCCCAGCCATGGGGAGCATCTGGAGTCAGCAGAACCACTGGGAGCCGAGGCAGGAGAGCCGACTCCAAGAGCAGTCTGCCCGCTGCCCTGTGTCGTCCCAGCTGACTGGGACTGTGCCATACCAGCTGAGGCTTTTACTCTGTCTTTCTAGAAACATGGCCTATTGTGCGGGCCGTTTCTGTGGGCCCTATCCATGCAGTTTCTGCTGCTAGCAAAGGCCCAGCTACCTTCCAGGTGAAGAAAGGCATCCCTCGTGGGGCATGTGCTTTCTTACCTCCCAGATAATGTTATATATGGCCACACTGATGTTCACTTTTGCATTCAGGGTCTTCGTGCCTTGTCTCTACTCCTTCTGGGAcctggggagcagagacagagTCCTGGGACTCTGTATTTCTCTAGTTCTTTTGGGCAGAGCCTTTGGGATTGATGGGGAGAAACTTAGCCTGGGCTGGGACGCGAGGTCTGCCACCATGTCCTCTTGCCTTCAGACAGACCGTTATGAACTCTGTGAAGGAAAAGGAGGTGGGGGTTTTGCATCTAATCACAGTAGGGTTGAGAGAGAAGCCCTGGGATTCTCCTCTCTTTAGGTGCTGAGCCTTCAACTCCCTGTTCCGGCCTGAGAACTCAAGTTGCTACCATGGTTCTTTGTACAGTGCTCTGTGATCTGGGTGAAACCAGCCCTTgaccttcctctgccccctgcctctcctcatctcttctctttttaaacacTCGTTTATTCCAGCCTTCTCTGGAACCCAGGCTGTGACAA
The window above is part of the Mustela erminea isolate mMusErm1 chromosome 17, mMusErm1.Pri, whole genome shotgun sequence genome. Proteins encoded here:
- the PEX19 gene encoding peroxisomal biogenesis factor 19; the protein is MAAAEEDCGAGADADRELEELLESALDDFDKAKPSPAPPPTTTAPDASGPQKRSPGDTAKDALFASQEKFFQELFDSELASQATAEFEKAMKELAEEEPHLVEQFQKLSEAAGRVGSDATSQQEFTSCLKETLSGLAKNATDLQNSGMSEEELTKAMEGLGMDEGEGEGNILPIMQSIMQNLLSKDVLYPSLKEITEKYPEWLQSHRESLPPEQFEKYQEQHSVMGKICEQFEAETPTDSEATQKARFELVLDLMQQLQDLGHPPKELAGEMPPGLNFDLDALNLSGPPGANGEQCLIM